The genomic window AAGTATTGATACTTAGGCCAGAGTAAGTCACGGTACTTGACTAATTCTTCTACTAAAGGCGCTCTAGTTTCCCGTGATTTAGGGAAAGTACTCGCCGCGAGGAAAATACCCGCAGCACCATCACGCAGCACAAAATGCGCATCTGACTTACTGCATTTAAGCTCAGGCAAATAGATTGGATCTTCTTTTGGCGGCGCTGCCTCACCATTTTTCAGCAACTTACGCGTGTTTTTACATTCTTCGTTAGTACAACCAAAGTACTTACCGAAACGGCCGTTTTTCAGCTCCATATCGTGACCACAACGGTCACACTCAATCAATGGACCTTCATAACCTTTGATCTTAAATTGGCCCTCTTCGACTTCGTGACCTTCACACTGGGGGTTATTACCGCAGACATGCAACTTACGTTTTTCATCTATCAGATAGCTATCCATGGCGGTGCCACAAATACCGCAGCGATGTTTTGCTCGCAGTGCATCGGTTTCTGCATCTTCACTGTTTTCACTGATGGCCTCAACGCCAGGCGTTAAGTTCATGGTGGTTTTACAGCGCTCTTTTGGCGGTAACTCATAGCCAGAGCAGCCGAGGAACACGCCTGTCGTTCCGGTGCGGATCCCCATGGGCCGGCCACAGGTTGGGCATTTGATATTGGTCATCACCATTTGGTTTAGACGCATTCCGCCTTCTTCGGGATCAAGCTCCGCTTTTTCTAATTGCTTAGTAAAGTCAGCATAGAAACCATCGAGCACTTTTTTCCAATCTAACTCGCCACGGGCAACATCATCTAAAGTTTGTTCCATGCTGGCGGTAAAATCATAATTCATTAAATCGGCAAAGCTACTGACTAAACGTTCACTAACGATTTCGCCCATTTTCTCAGCGTAGAAGCGACGGTTTTCCACTTTGACATAGCCACGGTCCTGAATCGTCGAAATAATCGTCGCGTAGGTAGACGGACGACCAATGCCACGCTTTTCTAATTCTTTGACCAATGACGCTTCACTGTAACGCGCTGGCGGTTTTGTAAAGTGTTGTTTAGGTTGTAATTCAGTTAATGAAAGCACATCTCCTTCGTTTACAAACGGCAGAGTATTGTCCTCTTCATTTTTCTTCTTAAGCGCGGTTTGCACCCGTGTCCAACCGTCAAAGCGCAGGGTTCGGCCCGAGGCTTTTAACTCATAGTCACCCGCTTTAACGGTTAATCGAGTGGCATCATATTGGGCAGGTGTCATCTGACAAGAGACAAACTGACGCCAAATCAGCTCGTAGAGCCGCTGAGCGTCACGTTCCATATCGGTTAATGCTGCGGCTTCGACTTTTACGTTAGAGGGTCTAATCGCTTCGTGCGCTTCCTGTGCACCTTCTTTAGATCCGTAACGGATAGGCTCAGAAGGCAAATACTTAGCACCGAATTCCTTGCCGATCATCTCACGCACACTGTCTAACGCTTCTTGGCTTAAGTTCGTCGAGTCAGTACGCATATAAGTGATATGACCCGCTTCATATAAACGCTGCGCCATCATCATGGTTTTCTTCACCCCAAAACCTAAACGTGTACTTGCAGCCTGCTGCAACGTCGAGGTGATAAAGGGGGCAGAAGGTTTACTTTGGGTGGCTTTATCTTCGCGGGCAATCACTTTAAAACTCGCGGAAGATAGGGCCTGCACAGCCGCTAAGGCTTGCTGTTCGTTCGTCGGTTCAAAAGCAGAATCGAGGTATTTAACCACTTCCATCCGCAGCGCATCGCTCGAAGGAGTATTCAGTAAGGCGTGCACATCCCAAAACTCTTCTGGCACAAAGGCTTTGATTTCACTTTCACGTTCAACCACTAAACGCACGGCAACCGATTGCACTCGTCCTGCGGATAAACCACGGGCCACTTTTTTCCACAGCAGTGGCGACACCATAAACCCCACCACTCGGTCTAAGAAACGCCGCGCCTGCTGAGCATTGACCATGTTAGTGTCGAGCGTCGACGGCTTGCTAAAGGCATCCTGAATCGCTGACTTAGTGATCTCGTTGAACACCACACGTTGATACCGTGAAGGATCACCACCAATCACCTCCTGCAAATGCCAGGCGATGGCTTCTCCCTCACGGTCTAAGTCGGTTGCGAGATAAATTTG from Shewanella putrefaciens includes these protein-coding regions:
- the topA gene encoding type I DNA topoisomerase gives rise to the protein MGKSLVIVESPAKAKTINKYLGKEFIVKSSVGHIRDLPTSSTSEGNEKVKSAAEVKKMTPEEKARYKKVKDQQALVSRMGVNPEKGWAAKYQILPGKEKVVKELQALADSADQIYLATDLDREGEAIAWHLQEVIGGDPSRYQRVVFNEITKSAIQDAFSKPSTLDTNMVNAQQARRFLDRVVGFMVSPLLWKKVARGLSAGRVQSVAVRLVVERESEIKAFVPEEFWDVHALLNTPSSDALRMEVVKYLDSAFEPTNEQQALAAVQALSSASFKVIAREDKATQSKPSAPFITSTLQQAASTRLGFGVKKTMMMAQRLYEAGHITYMRTDSTNLSQEALDSVREMIGKEFGAKYLPSEPIRYGSKEGAQEAHEAIRPSNVKVEAAALTDMERDAQRLYELIWRQFVSCQMTPAQYDATRLTVKAGDYELKASGRTLRFDGWTRVQTALKKKNEEDNTLPFVNEGDVLSLTELQPKQHFTKPPARYSEASLVKELEKRGIGRPSTYATIISTIQDRGYVKVENRRFYAEKMGEIVSERLVSSFADLMNYDFTASMEQTLDDVARGELDWKKVLDGFYADFTKQLEKAELDPEEGGMRLNQMVMTNIKCPTCGRPMGIRTGTTGVFLGCSGYELPPKERCKTTMNLTPGVEAISENSEDAETDALRAKHRCGICGTAMDSYLIDEKRKLHVCGNNPQCEGHEVEEGQFKIKGYEGPLIECDRCGHDMELKNGRFGKYFGCTNEECKNTRKLLKNGEAAPPKEDPIYLPELKCSKSDAHFVLRDGAAGIFLAASTFPKSRETRAPLVEELVKYRDLLWPKYQYLADAPVTDDEGNKAAVKFSRKTKEQYVATEVDGKATGWSAHYINGKWVSESTTKKAKKA